The following coding sequences are from one Humulus lupulus chromosome X, drHumLupu1.1, whole genome shotgun sequence window:
- the LOC133806915 gene encoding uncharacterized protein LOC133806915: MLCWAIWRAHNELVWQKKGPWIDEVVSSSSMYIDQWRNAQCNNIITPSFTSLFINGVEILVKPQTHTIKVNVDAAIFRESGKYGYSNVAGDHEGKLVEARTYCREGRAALSVAEAISV, from the coding sequence ATGCTTTGTTGGGCCATATGGAGAGCTCATAATGAATTAGTTTGGCAGAAGAAAGGTCCATGGATTGACGAGGTTGTTTCATCATCAAGTATGTACATTGATCAGTGGAGAAATGCCCAATGTAATAATATTATTACACCATCATTTACTAGTTTGTTTATTAATGGGGTTGAAATTTTGGTTAAGCCACAAACGCATACAATAAAGGTAAACGTTGATGCTGCCATTTTTAGAGAGAGTGGAAAGTATGGTTATAGTAATGTTGCTGGGGACCATGAAGGCAAGCTGGTAGAAGCTAGAACATATTGTAGAGAAGGGAGGGCAGCTCTGAGTGTTGCAGAAGCTATCAGTGTGTGA